The Streptomyces aurantiacus genome includes a region encoding these proteins:
- a CDS encoding serine hydrolase domain-containing protein encodes MPKDLSWDAQGNWAASGDWGSKDSQGRKLYLADWQARLDRLRVAHHVPGATLAVLTGGETYELASGVLHRGTGVDATPDSVFQLGSLAKIYTATLIMQLVDSGALDLDAPVKDVLPDFAVADEEATRTITTRQLLSHTSGLTCDFTYDSGRGDDCLARYVEAAKDVGLDCPPGTAVSYSSLGYNVLGRIVEVLTGQTWDEALKERLLQPLGLTGTMTLPEEALAHRAAMGHLGELGQDPDPAPAWDLMPRSAGPYGRVLATAGDVARLVKMHLEGGKTAEGVRVLSPQSIAAMQRREVDVPDKWTVSADGWGLGWTLYDWSGTPGFGHDGASIGQYGFLRVVPSAGVALVLLTNGGDARQLYAQLFDELLGELAGVRMPAPFGPPAQLPAVDLAPLCGTYRREGVVITIAEHDGTAHLVYEFVDGMKDFSPPLEMDLVPVSPTVFAGPGSGAYSADWMPVVFSTLADGTACVYIGMRAAPKVA; translated from the coding sequence ATGCCGAAGGACCTGAGCTGGGACGCACAGGGCAACTGGGCGGCCTCGGGCGACTGGGGGTCCAAGGACTCCCAGGGCCGCAAGCTGTACCTGGCCGACTGGCAGGCGCGGCTCGACCGGCTCCGCGTGGCACACCACGTGCCGGGCGCCACGCTGGCCGTCCTCACCGGCGGAGAGACCTACGAGCTGGCGAGCGGAGTCCTGCACCGCGGCACCGGTGTGGACGCGACGCCCGATTCGGTCTTCCAGCTCGGATCCCTCGCGAAGATCTACACGGCCACCCTCATCATGCAGCTCGTGGACTCCGGCGCACTGGACCTGGACGCCCCGGTCAAGGACGTACTGCCGGACTTCGCCGTCGCGGACGAGGAAGCCACCCGCACCATCACCACACGCCAGCTGCTCTCTCACACCAGCGGACTGACCTGCGACTTCACCTACGACTCGGGGCGCGGCGACGACTGCCTGGCCCGGTACGTCGAGGCCGCGAAAGACGTCGGCCTGGACTGCCCCCCGGGCACCGCGGTCTCCTACAGCAGCCTCGGCTACAACGTGCTCGGCCGCATCGTCGAGGTACTCACGGGACAGACCTGGGACGAAGCGCTCAAGGAGCGGCTCCTGCAGCCGCTCGGCCTCACCGGCACGATGACGCTCCCCGAGGAGGCGCTGGCGCACCGGGCCGCGATGGGGCACCTGGGCGAGCTCGGGCAGGACCCGGATCCCGCTCCCGCCTGGGACCTCATGCCGCGTTCCGCCGGCCCCTACGGCCGGGTGCTCGCCACGGCCGGCGACGTGGCCCGCCTGGTCAAGATGCATCTGGAAGGGGGGAAGACCGCGGAGGGCGTGCGCGTGCTGAGTCCGCAGAGCATCGCCGCCATGCAGCGACGCGAGGTGGACGTCCCCGACAAGTGGACGGTCAGTGCCGACGGCTGGGGGCTCGGCTGGACGCTGTACGACTGGTCCGGCACGCCGGGTTTCGGGCACGACGGCGCGTCGATCGGTCAGTACGGCTTCCTGCGGGTGGTCCCCTCGGCGGGCGTCGCACTCGTCCTGCTCACCAACGGCGGCGACGCCAGGCAGCTCTACGCGCAGCTCTTCGACGAGCTCCTGGGCGAACTCGCCGGCGTGCGGATGCCCGCCCCCTTCGGGCCGCCCGCCCAGCTCCCGGCGGTGGACCTCGCGCCGCTGTGCGGCACGTACAGGCGTGAGGGCGTCGTCATCACCATCGCCGAGCACGACGGCACCGCGCACCTGGTGTACGAGTTCGTCGACGGCATGAAGGACTTCTCGCCCCCGCTGGAGATGGACCTCGTCCCCGTCTCCCCCACGGTGTTCGCCGGTCCTGGCAGCGGCGCCTACAGCGCCGACTGGATGCCTGTCGTCTTCTCGACCCTGGCGGACGGCACGGCCTGCGTGTACATCGGGATGCGGGCCGCTCCGAAGGTGGCCTGA
- a CDS encoding 4'-phosphopantetheinyl transferase family protein encodes MTTHAATRRPRELRSHDTAAPSDLPGTGEAPHLWLVRTAEFRTRARQQAAAVLDRSEQERADRFRLPADRDTYLSAHVGLRLLLGAYLRTHPAKVALTRLPCPLCPEPHGRPAVEGNPVHFSLSHSDGLGLLAFAASPVGVDIEQVPPPEVAEEVGRALHPRERDELRGYPPPERPRVFARTWARKEAYLKGLGTGLGRDAALDYVGTAAAPAALPGWTISDVEVDASRTAAAVAVRS; translated from the coding sequence ATGACGACCCACGCAGCGACGCGCCGCCCCCGTGAGCTGCGGTCCCACGACACCGCGGCCCCGTCGGACCTGCCCGGGACCGGAGAGGCACCGCACCTGTGGCTCGTGCGGACAGCCGAGTTCCGGACACGGGCACGGCAGCAGGCCGCTGCCGTTCTGGACCGGTCGGAACAGGAACGCGCGGACCGCTTCCGGCTCCCCGCCGACCGCGACACCTACCTCTCCGCCCATGTGGGCCTGCGCCTCCTGCTCGGCGCGTACCTCCGTACGCACCCCGCGAAGGTGGCACTGACACGTCTGCCCTGTCCGCTGTGCCCCGAGCCGCACGGCCGGCCGGCGGTCGAGGGGAACCCGGTGCACTTCTCCCTTTCACACAGCGACGGCCTGGGACTGCTGGCCTTCGCGGCCTCCCCCGTGGGCGTCGACATCGAGCAGGTCCCGCCCCCGGAGGTCGCGGAGGAGGTGGGCCGGGCGCTGCACCCGCGGGAGCGGGACGAACTGCGCGGATACCCGCCACCGGAGCGCCCGCGGGTCTTCGCCCGGACATGGGCACGCAAGGAGGCCTACCTCAAAGGGCTCGGCACAGGCCTGGGCCGCGACGCGGCGCTGGACTACGTAGGCACTGCGGCCGCCCCCGCCGCCCTGCCGGGGTGGACGATCAGCGACGTCGAAGTGGACGCGAGCCGCACCGCCGCCGCGGTGGCCGTGCGCAGCTGA
- a CDS encoding TetR/AcrR family transcriptional regulator codes for MRAEQQPIPSVWTRPRRQREYLTRERIVTEAVQLLDAEGIEALSMRSLGNRLNAGATSLYRHVANKDELIELVVDEVYGELHVPVAEHQSQWRAAAAGAADSLRAMVLQHPWIASVLGQVGLSHLGPNVMRMSDQMLAVFETAGFPSSETDKAMSTVIAYVIGVATSEAAYLSMIARSGSTEREWVDSLGPALEEAARDHPRLMEGHAAQRGKDPHQVRSDTFDYGLQRTLDGLEARLAHHRGA; via the coding sequence ATGCGGGCCGAACAGCAGCCGATTCCTTCCGTATGGACCCGCCCGCGCCGCCAGCGTGAGTATCTGACCCGCGAGCGCATCGTGACAGAGGCCGTGCAGCTCCTGGACGCGGAGGGCATCGAAGCCCTCAGCATGCGCAGTCTCGGCAACAGGCTCAACGCCGGAGCCACCTCGCTCTACCGGCATGTCGCGAACAAGGACGAGCTCATCGAGCTGGTCGTCGACGAGGTGTACGGCGAACTCCACGTCCCCGTCGCGGAGCACCAGTCCCAGTGGCGGGCCGCTGCGGCGGGCGCGGCCGACAGCCTGCGAGCCATGGTCCTGCAGCACCCCTGGATCGCCTCGGTGCTCGGCCAGGTCGGCCTGTCCCACCTCGGACCCAACGTGATGAGGATGTCCGACCAGATGCTCGCGGTCTTCGAGACGGCCGGCTTCCCCTCGAGCGAGACCGACAAGGCCATGAGCACCGTCATCGCCTACGTCATCGGCGTCGCCACCAGCGAGGCCGCGTACCTGTCGATGATCGCCCGCAGCGGCAGCACCGAACGCGAGTGGGTGGACAGCCTGGGCCCGGCCCTGGAGGAAGCGGCCCGCGACCACCCGCGCCTGATGGAGGGCCACGCCGCCCAGCGCGGAAAGGACCCGCACCAGGTCCGCAGCGACACCTTCGACTACGGACTGCAGCGCACGCTCGACGGGCTGGAGGCCCGTCTCGCCCACCACCGAGGGGCCTGA
- the cimA gene encoding citramalate synthase, which translates to MNETAGSPHGSAAPGTNDGFHVFDTTLRDGAQREGINLTVRDKLAIARHLDDFGVGFVEGGWPGANPRDTEFFARAKAEIDFRHAQLVAFGATRRPGGRADADPQVQALLDSGAPVITLVAKAHDRHVELALRTTLDENLEMIRDTVSHLRSAGRRVFVDCEHFFDGHAANPRYATAVVRAAWDAGADVVVLCDTNGGMLPAQIQAAVTTVLAGTGARLGIHAQDDTGCAIANTLAAVDAGATHVQCTANGYGERVGNANLFPVAAALELKYDMRVLPPGALEAMTRISNSIAEIVNLAPSTHQPYVGVSAFAHKAGLHASAIKVDPDLYQHIDPTLVGNHMRMLVSDMAGRASIQLKAKELGVGLGDDPDLVGRVVARVKAQELRGYTYEAADASFELLLRDEAQEGPQRYFRIESWRIIAEQRPDGVDSNEATVKLRTRGERFITTAEGTGPVNALDRALRAGLEHTYPELAKLELVDYRVRILEQAHGTTSAARVLISTADATGEWSTVGVGDNVIAASGQALEDAYTYGLLRAGVRPTE; encoded by the coding sequence ATGAACGAGACGGCCGGCTCACCTCATGGCTCAGCCGCACCCGGGACGAACGACGGCTTCCACGTCTTCGACACCACCCTGCGCGACGGCGCCCAGCGTGAAGGCATCAACCTCACGGTCAGGGACAAGCTGGCCATCGCCCGTCATCTGGACGACTTCGGCGTCGGATTCGTGGAGGGCGGCTGGCCCGGTGCCAATCCGCGCGACACCGAGTTCTTCGCCCGCGCCAAGGCGGAGATCGACTTCCGGCACGCACAGCTCGTGGCGTTCGGAGCGACCCGCAGGCCAGGAGGCCGAGCCGACGCGGACCCACAGGTCCAGGCGCTGCTCGACTCCGGCGCCCCGGTGATCACACTGGTCGCCAAGGCCCACGACCGGCATGTGGAACTCGCCCTGCGCACCACGCTCGACGAGAACCTGGAGATGATCCGCGACACCGTCTCCCACCTGCGGTCCGCGGGCCGCAGGGTGTTCGTCGACTGCGAGCACTTCTTCGACGGCCACGCGGCCAACCCCCGGTACGCGACAGCCGTCGTCCGCGCGGCCTGGGACGCCGGCGCCGATGTGGTGGTGCTGTGCGACACCAACGGCGGCATGCTCCCCGCCCAGATCCAGGCCGCCGTCACCACGGTCCTGGCCGGGACGGGCGCCCGGCTCGGGATCCACGCACAGGACGACACCGGCTGCGCGATTGCCAACACCCTCGCCGCCGTGGACGCGGGCGCCACACATGTCCAGTGCACCGCCAACGGATACGGCGAGCGGGTCGGCAACGCCAACCTCTTCCCGGTCGCCGCCGCCCTCGAGCTCAAGTACGACATGCGCGTGCTGCCGCCCGGCGCGCTGGAGGCGATGACCCGTATCTCGAACAGCATCGCCGAGATCGTGAACCTCGCTCCCTCGACCCACCAGCCGTATGTCGGCGTCTCCGCCTTCGCCCACAAGGCAGGCCTGCACGCCTCCGCCATCAAGGTCGACCCGGACCTCTACCAGCACATCGACCCCACGCTGGTCGGCAATCACATGCGCATGCTCGTCTCCGACATGGCCGGCCGCGCCTCCATCCAGCTCAAGGCGAAGGAACTCGGAGTCGGTCTCGGCGACGACCCCGACCTCGTGGGACGGGTGGTGGCGCGGGTCAAGGCACAGGAACTGCGCGGCTACACCTACGAGGCCGCCGACGCGTCATTCGAACTCCTCCTGCGCGACGAGGCGCAGGAGGGGCCGCAGCGCTACTTCCGTATCGAGTCGTGGCGCATCATCGCGGAGCAGCGGCCGGACGGCGTCGACAGCAACGAAGCGACGGTGAAGCTGCGGACCAGAGGCGAACGCTTCATCACCACGGCCGAAGGCACCGGCCCCGTCAACGCGCTCGACCGGGCGCTGCGTGCCGGGCTGGAACACACCTACCCGGAACTCGCCAAACTGGAATTGGTGGACTACAGAGTCCGCATCCTGGAGCAGGCCCACGGCACCACCTCCGCCGCCCGGGTCCTGATCTCCACCGCCGACGCGACCGGCGAATGGTCCACCGTCGGAGTCGGCGACAACGTCATCGCCGCCTCGGGGCAGGCTCTTGAGGACGCCTACACCTATGGTCTGCTCCGCGCGGGCGTCCGTCCGACCGAGTGA